The sequence agatgaactgcCAACTCGTCAGCATACATCTCGTACAGTCTCTTCTCTACATATATAAATCACTATAGTTCACATATCCCTGATTGCTTGAGGCACAGTTGTTTATTTTTTCTTATTAACTTATCATGTTACATACGACCAGCGTGTGTAAAAGCTTAGTTTTTTTTTGTACCATGTATACTTTTTCTTGTCCTAATTATTTATTGAAATTATGCTGGCAGGTGACCTGGCAGGGTTTAAAGTTCTCGATGGCCTTGACAAAGTGATTGAAGGCGGTGCAGTTGTTTTAACACTAAAAGATCAGAACATACTTGCTGATGGTGACGTTAACCAAGGTAATTAAtttctctttctttttttttttttaaattagtttTCCTGTTTCTTCATCTGTCATCTTTAGTGGTTTTTTGCTGGACCCAGATTTCCTAAGGTGACTTTACATTGTATACACCAGAGATTGATATTCTTGAAAATGTGGAGATCGGTGAGCAAAAGCGGAGAAATGAGGCTTATAAGGCGGCTAAAAAGAAAACTGGAGTTCACGATGATAAGTAAGTTCAATAGTTGAATTGCTCTGCTTCAGATTATTGCTATATTCTTTCTATAATGGGTTGAACGGGCAggataaataatatctaaaaatgatTTTGCCTCTGATATGGGTAAAAAAATTGCTGAAAATGTATTCTTAGTGCACAAGACGTTAAAACTTCCCAAAAGGTTGAAGTTAGTATTGGAACTTTTAAATCATATAGCCTTTATAAGTCTGCTTGACATACTTATTACATCATATTAATATGAGGTATAATAGTTCTTGACAAAAAATTGTTAGACCTGGCTAGCTCTGTTTTCTAGCAAGGATTTATCATAGGCTAATCTTACTTTCTGGTCATTTTGTCTTGCAGGTTTAATGAAGACCCTGGATTTGAAAAGAAAATGCTTCCACAATATGATGATCCTATTGTGAACGAGGTAAAGATTGTAACTTGATTATATCACTACttacatttttaaatataatatttatctTATACATATACTTTCTTCCAGGGTGTAATTCTTGACGAAAGAGGCCGTGTTAGTGGTGAAGCAGAGAAGAAACTGGAGGAGGTAATGTCTGCTTATTTTAGTGTTTGATTTTTAACATCTGCGGGTGCTTCTTCCTTTCCGAAAATACAATGAAAATTGGAACTACTAGGTTTTATATTTTGGTTTTGTTGTTATTTTATATAGATTTTTTTGTTATTTTAGATATATTTTGATTTGGTATTGTGTTCTTTTGGTGTTCTCCAACAGTGTTTGCTTTTACTTGCAGCTTCGAAGAAGGATCGATGGTGCGTCGGTGACACCTCATTTTGAAGATCTTACTTCAATTGGGAAAGTCACAACAGATTATTATACTAGTGAAGAGATGCTAAAGTTTAAAAAGCCCAAGAAAAAGAAATCATTAAGAAAAAAAGATAAGTTGGATATTGAGGCTCTCGAGGCAGAAGCCCGTTCTGCAGGGTTAGGTGCTGGTGATCGTGGTTCACGGGCCGATGGAAAAAGGCAGGCCCAAAAAGAGGAAAAAGAGAGATCCGAGGCTGAAAAAAGAAGCAATGCATTCCAATCGGCGTATATTAAGGCCGATAAAGTGTCAAAAGCACTTCGAATAGAGCAAACTCATACTGTTCAAAATGCAGATGAAGATAATATAGTTGTTGGTGATGAAGACGATGATCTTCATAAATCGTTACAGAGGGCAAGAAAACTTTCTCTTAAGAAGCAAGAGGATGGAAATCCATCTGTGTCCCACACGATTGCTCTACTTGCTTCTTCGACTGCTATGAATGAATCTCAACTTGATTCTTCCACCATTAAAAACACAGATGCAGACAATGGAGAGTCAAAAGATGATAAGGTAGTCTTTACACAGATGGAGGAGTTTGTATGTGGTCATCTACTTGATAAAGGTATGCTATTCTTATTCATATTTAGGCTTTAAGACATTTAGCTTTGTATACAGTAAATGGTTGAGGTCAGGCAGGTTGGGTAACGGCCTAACGTGTCAAAATGGGTCTGGGTTGAAACAGGTCATGATATAAATACGGGTCAAAAGAGCAACATCCTTTTTTGCATTTGCTGACAAACGAAACATATGAtgttttttctaaattttatttatcTCTATTTAAGATTCTGTTATTTTATGGTTGCAGAAGCTCATAATCCTGATGGTTATATGGAGGAGGATGTAGCACCAGCAGTATCTGATCAAGGGCAAAAAGGTAAAAATGGTGGCTGGGCAGAAATGAAAGATGTTAAACCTGATGAAACGATTCATGAGTGTTCTTTGGGTAAAGGGTTATCTGGTGTACTTCAGCTACTTAAGAGTGGAAATCTAAAAGATACTGTTGAATTGGGTGGTCGAAATATGGACAAGAAAAAGAGTAAACTTGTTGGCATTGTTAATGAGAATGATGATAAAAAGGAGATACGTATTGAGAGGACGGATGAATATGGAAGAATTGTAAGTACTCACTACAAAAACTAGAGGTTTATTTGTTATATCATCTGTTAATAACTTATACCTGGCAAACGAGCcatgttgggtcggtttgggtaatgggtcaaaatggttttgggttgaaatgggtcatgggtcaaac comes from Rutidosis leptorrhynchoides isolate AG116_Rl617_1_P2 chromosome 4, CSIRO_AGI_Rlap_v1, whole genome shotgun sequence and encodes:
- the LOC139844276 gene encoding SART-1 family protein DOT2-like is translated as MKEERLKKKSDGASDILSWVSKSRKLEETKMAEKEKALQFSKMLEEQDNVINGDDEDELPTRQHTSRDLAGFKVLDGLDKVIEGGAVVLTLKDQNILADGDVNQEIDILENVEIGEQKRRNEAYKAAKKKTGVHDDKFNEDPGFEKKMLPQYDDPIVNEGVILDERGRVSGEAEKKLEELRRRIDGASVTPHFEDLTSIGKVTTDYYTSEEMLKFKKPKKKKSLRKKDKLDIEALEAEARSAGLGAGDRGSRADGKRQAQKEEKERSEAEKRSNAFQSAYIKADKVSKALRIEQTHTVQNADEDNIVVGDEDDDLHKSLQRARKLSLKKQEDGNPSVSHTIALLASSTAMNESQLDSSTIKNTDADNGESKDDKVVFTQMEEFVCGHLLDKEAHNPDGYMEEDVAPAVSDQGQKGKNGGWAEMKDVKPDETIHECSLGKGLSGVLQLLKSGNLKDTVELGGRNMDKKKSKLVGIVNENDDKKEIRIERTDEYGRILTPKEAYRLLSHRFHGKGPGKRKQEKRRRQYDKELKVKQMNNSDTPSMSVERMKEAQSKMHKPCIVLSGHVKPGQTSDPRSGLATMEDLPGRLTPMVGDRKLGIKRKSKPGDMGPPKKPKT